The following proteins are co-located in the Apium graveolens cultivar Ventura chromosome 5, ASM990537v1, whole genome shotgun sequence genome:
- the LOC141724040 gene encoding uncharacterized protein LOC141724040, whose protein sequence is MIEARITTSYHVLAQISRSLVLVMANSYAEMSQTNEMLINSYNQAVNYNDPYYLTSGDINSLQQLGFIDGSLSKPSENSPDLNKWIRNDYMVMSWLTSSMDQDVLKMMQQQQFFSPLSGTPQSSVNFAGPCE, encoded by the exons ATGATAGAAGCTAGAATCACAACCTCTtatcatg TTCTTGCACAAATCTCTCGATCTCTTGTTCTTGTTATGGCGAATTCATATGCTGAAATGTCACAAACGAACGAGATGTTGATTAATTCATATAATCAAGCTGTGAATTATAACGATCCATATTATCTAACTTCTGGTGATATTAATTCTCTCCAGCAGCTTGGATTCATTGACGGATCCTTAAGCAAACCTTCTGAGAATTCTCCTGATCTTAATAAATGGATTAGAAACGATTATATGGTGATGTCTTGGCTAACAAGCTCTATGGATCAG GATGTGCTCAAAATGATGCAACAACAACAGTTTTTCTCTCCTTTGTCAGGCACACCTCAATCATCTGTGAACTTTGCAG GACCTTGTGAGTGA